One region of Eurosta solidaginis isolate ZX-2024a chromosome X, ASM4086904v1, whole genome shotgun sequence genomic DNA includes:
- the LOC137234959 gene encoding putative nuclease HARBI1, translating to MEEDLLLLLLLCEDEENEENRDRSRYLKSLTDASNPFALSENVFVQHFRLTRSLCRRLIDDLEPHDDQQTSLPITIRILSVLNFFANGSYQKCVGNNYTMPMSQASFSRSLKSVANLIVRVKGSEIEFPRTVEEENIVKTGFFRKFGIKSTIGAIDCTHIAIVAPPSNNVERPLSQYLNRKGYYSINVEAVCDHRLRFTFLNANFPGATHDSGIWATSDLREYLIRKHNASSTSNQRESWLIGDQGYPLEPWLLTPVANPSTTKERKFNKIHASGRNCIERGFGVVKSRFRCLLKHRVLHYSHEIAAAIITSCVILHNIMAKAGMAEDVDIVEDDHEFERDPNDSTQYTREGERTRSRYISTLLKTAHVNISFPK from the exons ATGGAAGAAGACTTATTACTTTTGCTGTTATTGTGTGAAGATGAGGAAAATGAGGAAAATAGAGATCGCTCGAGGTACTTAAAATCCCTGACAGATGCCAGCAATCCATTTGCCTTAAGTGAAAATGTGTTCGTTCAACATTTCCGTTTGACCCGTTCTTTGTGCCGTCGCCTTATTGATGACTTGGAACCGCACGATGATCAACAAACCTCCTTGCCAATAACGATCCGTATTCTATCGGTATTGAACTTCTTTGCTAATGGATCGTACCAAAAATGCGTGGGCAACAATTACACTATGCCTATGAGCCAGGCTTCTTTTTCCAGAAGTTTGAAATCTGTGGCAAACCTAATTGTGAGAGTTAAGGGCAGTGAAATCGAGTTTCCCCGCACAGTCGAAGAAGAGAATATTGTTAAAACAGG GTTTTTCCGGAAATTCGGCATAAAAAGTACAATAGGTGCAATTGATTGCACCCACATTGCTATTGTTGCTCCGCCTTCAAACAATGTGGAGCGTCCGTTAAGCCAATACCTAAACCGAAAAGGCTACTACAGCATTAATGTTGAAGCG gtATGCGATCATCGCTTGCGTTTTACATTTCTAAATGCCAACTTTCCAGGAGCGACACATGACTCAGGCATATGGGCAACGTCTGACCTACGCGAGTATTTGATACGCAAGCATAACGCCAGTTCTACTTCCAACCAAAGGGAATCATGGCTCATTGGAGATCAAGGATACCCTTTGGAACCATGGCTTCTCACACCAGTTGCAAACCCAAGTACCACGAAAGAACGGAAGTTTAATAAGATACATGCATCTGGAAGAAATTGTATAGAAAGAGGATTTGGTGTTGTGAAGTCGCGTTTTAGGTGCTTGCTTAAGCATCGGGTGCTACATTATTCTCACGAAATAGCTGCTGCTATTATTACGAGCTGCGTCATATTGCACAACATCATGGCAAAAGCTGGTATGGCAGAGGACGTAGATATCGTTGAAGATGATCATGAATTCGAAAGAGATCCAAATGACTCTACTCAGTACACCCGCGAGGGAGAGAGAACACGGTCTAGATACATATCAACTCTTTTAAAAACTGCACATGtaaatatttcatttcccaaataa